From the genome of Nicotiana sylvestris chromosome 2, ASM39365v2, whole genome shotgun sequence, one region includes:
- the LOC138885508 gene encoding uncharacterized protein, whose product MVEFDVILGMDWLASFHANVDCRSKIVRFQFLGEPVLEWKGNTMSSRGRFISYLKARKMINKGCIYHLVRVQDMKVESLTIQSIPVVNEFPDVFFDELPGLPPEREIEFAIGLLPDTHPISIPPYRMSPLELKELKEQQRDLLEKGFI is encoded by the coding sequence atggtagaatttgatgttatactgggtatggattggttggcttcttttcatgccaacgttgattgtagatcaaagatagtccgatttcaatttctaggggagcctgttttggagtggaaaggtaatactaTGTCGTCgcgaggtagatttatttcctatctcaaggcaaggaagatgatcaataagggttgtatttatcacttagttcgggttcaggatatgaAAGTAGAGTCActaaccattcagtccatcccagtggttaatgagtttcccgatgtttttttCGATGAACTTCCGGGtcttccgccagagcgagaaattgagtttgccattggcctactaccagatactcatccaatatctattcctccctatagaatgtcTCCACTAGagctgaaggagttaaaggaacaacaaagggacttgcttgaaaaaggctttatctgA